From Kineosporia succinea, the proteins below share one genomic window:
- the xdhC gene encoding xanthine dehydrogenase accessory protein XdhC has product MDWLQGVQHLREHHQPGVLVTVAAVRGHAPREAGAKMVVGPRRTWGTVGGGNLEAVAIERSREPLPGPEMLTMRLSDKAPHEHGVQCCGGEVTLLLEPLPVPPSVAIFGAGHVGLELARILARHDLELHLIDTRPGQLHPERLSALEDSEARVVVHEVALAPEHVLKVLPAGTHVLIMTHDHAEDLAICDQALRTPGLGPVGLIGSRAKAVTFTAKLKDAGHASGLSGIRCPVGVAGIAGKHPATVALSIAAELLPLLLSPR; this is encoded by the coding sequence ATGGACTGGCTCCAGGGCGTTCAGCACCTGCGGGAGCACCACCAGCCCGGCGTGCTCGTCACGGTCGCGGCCGTGCGCGGGCACGCACCCCGGGAGGCCGGGGCCAAGATGGTCGTCGGCCCGCGCCGCACCTGGGGCACCGTCGGCGGCGGCAACCTCGAGGCGGTCGCGATCGAGCGGTCACGAGAGCCCCTGCCCGGCCCGGAGATGCTCACGATGAGACTGTCCGACAAGGCCCCGCACGAGCACGGCGTGCAGTGCTGCGGGGGAGAGGTCACGCTGCTGCTCGAGCCGCTGCCGGTGCCCCCGTCCGTCGCGATCTTCGGCGCCGGGCACGTCGGCCTCGAACTGGCCCGCATCCTGGCCCGGCACGACCTCGAGCTGCACCTGATCGACACCCGCCCCGGGCAGCTGCACCCCGAAAGACTCTCCGCCCTCGAGGACTCCGAGGCGCGTGTGGTGGTGCACGAGGTGGCCCTGGCCCCCGAGCACGTGCTCAAGGTCCTCCCGGCGGGCACCCACGTGCTGATCATGACCCACGACCACGCCGAAGACCTGGCCATCTGCGACCAGGCGCTGCGCACGCCCGGCCTCGGCCCCGTCGGCCTGATCGGCAGCCGGGCCAAGGCCGTCACCTTCACCGCGAAACTGAAGGACGCGGGCCACGCGTCGGGACTGTCGGGCATCCGCTGCCCGGTGGGGGTCGCGGGGATCGCCGGCAAACACCCGGCGACCGTCGCCCTGAGCATCGCGGCCGAGCTGCTGCCCCTGCTGCTGTCGCCCCGGTAG
- a CDS encoding DUF4395 domain-containing protein, with translation MSGQITPVPVVQVRRGVFSFPHPVNELAARTVAAGVVALSALTLLLSLTAGEGWLWLSVPLAYGFVARVAAGPTFSPLGRLASDHIAPRLGPARPTAGPPKRFAQAIGATVTTAVVVLTAFGVTGVAQGLLGMMIVFATLESALGFCVGCRIFAVLMRLGVIPDDVCEACAGLRPGA, from the coding sequence ATGTCAGGTCAGATCACCCCGGTCCCGGTGGTTCAGGTGCGCCGGGGCGTGTTCTCGTTCCCCCACCCGGTCAACGAGCTGGCGGCCCGCACGGTCGCGGCCGGGGTCGTCGCGCTCAGCGCCCTGACGCTCCTGCTCAGCCTCACGGCGGGCGAGGGCTGGCTGTGGCTGAGTGTGCCCCTGGCCTACGGTTTCGTCGCGCGGGTCGCGGCCGGCCCGACCTTCAGCCCGCTCGGCCGCCTCGCCAGTGACCACATCGCGCCGCGCCTGGGGCCGGCCCGCCCGACGGCCGGGCCGCCCAAGCGTTTCGCCCAGGCCATCGGTGCGACCGTCACCACCGCGGTCGTGGTGCTGACGGCCTTCGGCGTGACCGGCGTGGCGCAGGGCCTGCTCGGGATGATGATCGTGTTCGCGACCCTGGAGTCCGCGCTCGGGTTCTGTGTCGGCTGCCGGATCTTCGCCGTGCTCATGCGCCTGGGGGTGATCCCCGACGACGTGTGCGAGGCCTGCGCCGGTCTCCGGCCGGGGGCGTAG
- a CDS encoding flavodoxin family protein, whose amino-acid sequence MRALLVYESVFGNTESVARAVAAGLGTVMHTDIHTVASAPAALPDDVGLLVVGAPVGLVTSHGRDLAHRAGLPARSGDVHMDDWLRKLRPATIPAASFGTSVHSPFPAAPTNPLGFRLHHLGMRLMRHEIFWTQDTLGPLAGRELDHARAWAEYLATEVAGSPRPAAPDVRCLTVAN is encoded by the coding sequence ATGAGGGCACTGCTGGTCTACGAGTCCGTGTTCGGCAACACCGAGTCCGTGGCCCGGGCGGTCGCGGCCGGGCTGGGCACCGTCATGCACACCGACATCCACACCGTGGCGAGCGCCCCGGCGGCCCTGCCGGACGACGTCGGCCTGCTCGTCGTCGGTGCCCCCGTCGGGCTCGTGACTTCTCACGGCCGGGACCTCGCCCACCGGGCCGGTCTCCCGGCGCGCTCCGGCGACGTCCACATGGACGACTGGCTGCGGAAGCTGCGGCCCGCGACGATCCCGGCCGCCTCGTTCGGCACGTCCGTCCACTCGCCGTTCCCGGCGGCTCCCACGAACCCGCTCGGTTTCCGTCTGCACCATCTGGGCATGCGCCTGATGCGGCACGAGATCTTCTGGACGCAGGACACTCTCGGCCCGCTCGCGGGTCGTGAACTCGACCACGCCCGGGCCTGGGCCGAGTACCTGGCGACCGAGGTGGCCGGCTCTCCCCGGCCCGCCGCCCCTGACGTGAGGTGCCTCACAGTCGCGAACTGA
- a CDS encoding long-chain-fatty-acid--CoA ligase: protein MPDESIWAGSYGPGVRLHLEYGDETLVDQFEATAARFGDRPALEFLGRRTSYAQFGEQVARVAEGLRRLGVKAGDHVALLLPTCPQHIVAFHALLRLGVTVVEHNPLYTTGELRAPFADHGAEVAIVWDKAVGTVEPLRADPAIALRTVIAVDMTRDLPLGKRLALRLPIAKARTTRAEMTASVDAGVPRFADLTSAPRLDPDHPRPSADEVALLLYTSGTSGTPKGVPLTHRNVVANCMMGVDWVPGVKLGQEVWLSSLPLFHAYGLTVGILCGIRVGALLVLLPKPDTTLLVDAVERCGPTFVPGVPPIYKRILDEAERRNVSVQGMKYSLSGAMALSGALIERWEKATGGHLVEGYGLTETSPIVVGNPMSEARRPGSIGVPFPDTQVRVVDPEKPSQEVPLGERGELVVRGPQVFGGYRDRPEETAEVLDAEGWFRTGDIVTMAPDGFITVVDRIKEVVIVGGFNVYPSEVEEVLRRHPSVKDAAVVGLPSDDGDEVVAAVVPADGQRVDHEKLSTFLREQLTRYKVPRRFVPVEELPVNQMGKVLRREVQALVAKIENVENKG from the coding sequence GTGCCCGACGAATCGATCTGGGCGGGATCATATGGCCCGGGCGTTCGGCTCCATCTCGAGTACGGCGACGAGACGCTGGTCGACCAGTTCGAGGCCACCGCCGCGAGGTTCGGTGACCGGCCCGCGCTGGAGTTCCTGGGCCGCCGCACCTCCTACGCGCAGTTCGGGGAGCAGGTCGCCCGGGTCGCCGAGGGCCTGCGCCGGCTCGGCGTGAAGGCGGGCGACCACGTGGCGCTGCTGCTGCCGACCTGCCCCCAGCACATCGTCGCGTTCCACGCCCTGCTGCGCCTGGGCGTCACCGTGGTCGAGCACAACCCGCTCTACACCACCGGCGAGCTGCGGGCCCCGTTCGCCGACCACGGCGCCGAGGTGGCCATCGTCTGGGACAAGGCCGTCGGCACCGTCGAGCCGCTGCGCGCCGACCCGGCGATCGCGCTGCGCACGGTCATCGCCGTCGACATGACCCGCGACCTGCCCCTGGGCAAGCGCCTGGCGCTGCGGCTGCCGATCGCGAAGGCCCGCACGACGCGCGCCGAGATGACCGCGTCCGTCGACGCCGGCGTCCCCCGGTTCGCCGACCTCACCTCCGCGCCGAGGCTCGACCCGGACCACCCGCGTCCCTCGGCCGACGAGGTCGCCCTGCTGCTCTACACCTCGGGCACCAGCGGCACCCCGAAGGGCGTGCCGCTGACCCACCGCAACGTGGTCGCGAACTGCATGATGGGCGTGGACTGGGTGCCGGGCGTCAAGCTCGGCCAGGAGGTCTGGCTGTCGTCGCTGCCGCTGTTCCACGCCTACGGCCTGACCGTCGGCATCCTGTGCGGCATCCGGGTGGGAGCCCTGCTGGTGCTGCTGCCCAAGCCCGACACCACGCTGCTGGTCGACGCGGTGGAGCGCTGCGGGCCGACGTTCGTGCCGGGGGTACCGCCGATCTACAAGCGCATCCTCGACGAGGCCGAGCGCCGCAACGTGTCGGTCCAGGGCATGAAGTACTCGCTGTCCGGGGCGATGGCCCTGTCCGGCGCCCTGATCGAGCGCTGGGAGAAGGCCACCGGCGGTCACCTGGTCGAGGGGTACGGGCTGACCGAGACCTCGCCGATCGTCGTGGGCAACCCGATGAGCGAGGCCCGGCGCCCGGGCTCGATCGGCGTGCCGTTCCCCGACACCCAGGTGCGCGTCGTCGACCCCGAGAAGCCGTCGCAGGAGGTCCCGCTCGGCGAGCGCGGTGAGCTCGTGGTCAGGGGCCCGCAGGTGTTCGGCGGGTACCGCGACCGGCCCGAGGAGACCGCCGAGGTGCTCGACGCCGAGGGCTGGTTCCGCACCGGCGACATCGTGACGATGGCGCCCGACGGTTTCATCACGGTGGTCGACCGGATCAAGGAGGTCGTCATCGTCGGCGGCTTCAACGTGTACCCCTCCGAGGTGGAGGAGGTGCTGCGCCGCCACCCGAGCGTGAAGGACGCTGCGGTGGTGGGACTTCCGAGCGACGACGGTGACGAGGTGGTGGCCGCGGTGGTCCCCGCCGACGGTCAGCGGGTCGACCACGAGAAGCTGTCCACGTTCCTGCGCGAGCAGCTCACGCGGTACAAGGTGCCGCGCCGGTTCGTGCCGGTCGAGGAACTGCCGGTGAACCAGATGGGCAAGGTGCTGCGCCGCGAGGTGCAGGCGCTGGTCGCGAAGATCGAGAACGTCGAGAACAAGGGCTGA
- a CDS encoding ATP-grasp domain-containing protein has translation MILLLPSDPLRPRRPDEHFAPEAAAARQAGFEVALVEHTGDGAVVGRVPAGLAVYRGWMLTAPGYARFAEDLAGRGVALVTSAAQYRQAHELPGWYAALESITPATFWSSDDGRAGFDRARLALGAGPAVLRDWTKSMKHYWHEAAFIPSLEDAGAAWAVAARFRELRDDSFAGGFVLRRFEEFGPAEVRTWWIDGACAVAGPHPDSPEALPEVPFDPAPYASLIGGLGLPFVTVDFALRADGVWRVVELGDGQVSDCPSALRDELVRKLLR, from the coding sequence GTGATTCTTCTGCTGCCCTCCGACCCGCTGCGGCCCCGGCGGCCCGACGAGCACTTCGCGCCCGAGGCGGCCGCGGCGCGCCAGGCCGGGTTCGAGGTGGCGCTCGTGGAGCACACGGGCGACGGGGCCGTGGTGGGGCGGGTTCCGGCCGGGCTCGCCGTGTATCGCGGCTGGATGCTCACCGCGCCCGGGTACGCGCGGTTCGCCGAGGACCTGGCGGGCCGGGGCGTCGCGCTGGTGACGTCGGCCGCGCAGTACCGGCAGGCGCACGAGCTGCCCGGGTGGTATGCGGCGCTCGAGTCGATCACGCCGGCCACCTTCTGGTCGTCCGACGACGGACGTGCCGGTTTCGATCGCGCTCGTCTCGCCCTGGGTGCGGGGCCGGCGGTGCTGAGGGACTGGACCAAGTCGATGAAGCACTACTGGCACGAGGCCGCGTTCATCCCCTCGCTGGAGGACGCCGGGGCGGCCTGGGCGGTGGCGGCGCGGTTCCGGGAACTGCGCGACGACAGTTTCGCCGGCGGGTTCGTGCTGCGGCGGTTCGAGGAGTTCGGGCCGGCCGAGGTGCGCACCTGGTGGATCGACGGCGCGTGCGCCGTGGCCGGACCGCATCCGGACTCCCCCGAGGCGTTACCGGAGGTCCCGTTCGATCCTGCGCCCTACGCGTCCCTCATCGGGGGTCTGGGGCTGCCGTTCGTGACCGTGGACTTCGCCCTGCGCGCCGACGGCGTGTGGCGGGTGGTGGAGCTGGGGGACGGGCAGGTCAGTGACTGCCCGTCCGCGCTACGCGACGAACTGGTGCGAAAACTGTTGCGGTGA
- a CDS encoding heme-dependent oxidative N-demethylase subunit alpha family protein, with the protein MTSPSARWEALVPAAALRADDSWWPRPAPRPFRHVVGARTLAPGEWLRPRPHDGPLIAWRRALLDEQGAAAFDALPGTETAGQVVLDLLRAEHGLEAAPGGHPLGHPLDRAGRTVAEDLCLVDISPASGPHLVGASLAMPNRWLLAEKLGRPMLDIHGPVPGYAHQLSGTVDRFLKGLRGHRIMTRANWAITDDSRLFQPAADSRARPGARNGTAADALYVRVEYQTLRLLPEPARDSVLFTIRTAHEPLSALADRPPVAGDLASTIEVMPDADLDYKGVLPYRDAVLDLLRAYARGDTEEEKP; encoded by the coding sequence ATGACGTCGCCGTCGGCCCGGTGGGAGGCCCTCGTCCCGGCCGCCGCGCTGCGCGCCGACGACTCCTGGTGGCCCAGGCCCGCGCCGCGCCCGTTCCGGCACGTGGTCGGTGCGCGCACGCTGGCGCCGGGGGAGTGGCTGAGGCCGCGTCCGCACGACGGGCCGCTGATCGCCTGGCGCCGGGCGCTGCTCGACGAGCAGGGCGCGGCGGCGTTCGACGCGCTGCCCGGAACCGAGACGGCCGGGCAGGTGGTGCTCGACCTGCTGCGGGCGGAGCACGGCCTGGAGGCGGCGCCGGGTGGGCATCCGCTGGGCCATCCGCTGGACCGGGCCGGGCGAACGGTCGCGGAAGACCTCTGCCTGGTGGACATCTCGCCCGCGAGTGGTCCGCACCTGGTCGGGGCCAGCCTGGCGATGCCGAACCGGTGGCTGCTGGCCGAGAAGCTGGGCCGGCCGATGCTCGACATCCACGGTCCGGTGCCGGGCTACGCGCATCAGCTGTCCGGCACCGTCGACCGGTTCCTGAAAGGCCTGCGCGGGCACCGCATCATGACCCGCGCGAACTGGGCGATCACCGACGACTCCCGACTGTTCCAGCCCGCGGCCGACTCCCGCGCCCGGCCGGGGGCCCGGAACGGCACGGCGGCGGACGCTCTGTACGTGCGCGTCGAGTACCAGACGCTGCGCCTGCTGCCCGAACCCGCCCGCGACAGCGTGCTGTTCACGATCCGCACGGCCCACGAACCCCTGTCGGCGCTCGCCGACCGTCCGCCGGTAGCCGGGGACCTCGCGTCCACCATCGAGGTCATGCCCGACGCCGACCTCGACTACAAGGGCGTGCTGCCGTACCGCGACGCCGTGCTCGACCTGCTGCGGGCCTACGCCCGCGGCGACACCGAAGAGGAAAAACCATGA
- a CDS encoding TIGR03619 family F420-dependent LLM class oxidoreductase — MIKLGVNLPQFEWYAAGTDIATAAAGFEEIGFDSVWAFERLLRPLDQSGAHGLFGAPDVPWPDRYRHTTEPLTALATAAAVTSRVRLGTNVLIAPLHLPVQLAKTLASLDAVSGGRLIAGLGTGWSPDEFAAAAPRPIAERGAALDEFLDIAAAAWGPDPARFRNERWDLAPSEFGPKPAGRIPVYLGGAGPRVLERIARRADGWVPVATPAAQMGASLTALREKAASYGRDPLDVGIIAQLTVAGFERVTSAGRRPYTGDFDQLAEDVAALAEVGVDHVFLTAAGSSRSVQELLENAATFHAAVRAAGV; from the coding sequence GTGATCAAGCTGGGTGTGAATCTCCCGCAGTTCGAGTGGTACGCGGCGGGCACCGACATCGCCACCGCCGCGGCGGGTTTCGAGGAGATCGGGTTCGACAGCGTCTGGGCGTTCGAGCGGCTGCTGCGCCCGCTCGACCAGAGCGGGGCGCACGGGCTGTTCGGCGCGCCGGACGTGCCCTGGCCCGACCGCTACCGTCACACCACCGAGCCCCTGACCGCGCTGGCCACCGCGGCGGCCGTGACCAGCCGCGTGCGGCTGGGCACCAACGTGCTGATCGCCCCGCTGCACCTGCCGGTCCAGCTGGCCAAGACCCTCGCCTCGCTCGACGCGGTCAGCGGCGGCCGGCTGATCGCGGGGCTGGGCACGGGCTGGTCGCCCGACGAGTTCGCCGCGGCCGCGCCGCGTCCGATCGCCGAGCGGGGTGCGGCGCTCGACGAGTTCCTCGACATCGCGGCGGCCGCCTGGGGCCCGGACCCGGCACGGTTCCGCAACGAGCGCTGGGACCTGGCCCCGTCCGAGTTCGGCCCCAAGCCGGCCGGGCGCATCCCGGTGTACCTGGGCGGGGCCGGGCCCCGGGTGCTCGAGCGCATCGCCCGCCGCGCCGACGGCTGGGTGCCCGTGGCCACCCCCGCGGCGCAGATGGGCGCCTCGCTCACGGCGCTGCGTGAGAAGGCGGCCTCGTACGGGCGGGACCCGCTGGACGTCGGCATCATCGCCCAGCTGACCGTGGCCGGGTTCGAGCGGGTGACGTCGGCCGGGCGCCGGCCCTACACCGGTGATTTCGACCAGCTCGCCGAGGACGTGGCGGCGCTGGCCGAGGTCGGGGTGGATCACGTGTTCCTGACCGCGGCCGGATCGTCGCGGTCGGTGCAGGAACTTCTGGAGAACGCGGCGACGTTCCACGCGGCGGTGCGGGCCGCCGGGGTGTGA
- a CDS encoding xanthine dehydrogenase molybdopterin binding subunit has protein sequence MTVGRSVAHESAALHVTGTALYTDDLVHRTAHVLHAYPVSAPHAHALVTRLDVTPAHRIDGVVRVLTAADVPGVNDAGVKHDEPLFPTEIMFRGHAVCWVLGETLEAARLGAAAVVVDYQELPAVITVPDAIAAGSYQGNTLLLERGAPDFERCDRVFEGEFEFAGQEHFYLETHCSLALVDEAGQVFVQASTQHPSETQEIVAHVLGLSSHEVTVQCLRMGGGFGGKEMQPHGLAAIAALGATLTGRPVRLRLNRAQDMAMTGKRHGFHASWRVGFSGDGDLLALEATLTSDGGWSLDLSEPVLSRALCHIDNAYWIPDIRVTGRVARTHKTSQTAFRGFGGPQGMLVIEDILGRCAPRLGIAPEDLRRRNFYREGQDTPYGQPVRHAERLGRTWQQALATSRWHERQRDVAVFNATHEHRKRALAITPVKFGISFNFTAFNQAGALVHVYKDGSVLINHGGTEMGQGLHTKMLQIAATALGLPLSRVRLAPTRTDKVPNTSATAASSGTDLNGGAVKNACEQILARMEGVPGDTWEQRVSNAYFGRVQLSAAGYYRTEGIHWDAMAMRGNPFKYFVYGVAVAEAEVDAFSGAYEIRRVDIVHDVGDSISPLIDIGQVEGGFLQGLGWLTLEDLRWHEEDGRLLTGGASTYKIPSFSEMPAEFNVGFLQQATEDGVVHGSKAVGEPPFMLAFSVREALRQAVSAFGPGDAPVDLPSPATPEQVYWAIRATAARTADVRLTTMS, from the coding sequence ATGACCGTCGGACGGTCCGTCGCCCACGAGAGCGCCGCACTGCACGTCACCGGAACGGCCCTCTACACCGACGATCTCGTGCACCGCACCGCCCACGTGCTGCACGCCTACCCGGTGTCCGCGCCGCACGCGCACGCCCTGGTCACCCGGCTCGACGTCACCCCGGCCCACCGGATCGACGGCGTGGTGCGGGTTCTGACGGCCGCCGACGTGCCCGGCGTGAACGACGCCGGGGTCAAGCACGACGAGCCGCTGTTCCCGACCGAGATCATGTTCCGCGGCCACGCGGTGTGCTGGGTGCTGGGCGAGACGCTCGAGGCGGCCCGGCTGGGCGCGGCCGCGGTCGTCGTGGACTACCAGGAACTCCCGGCCGTCATCACCGTGCCCGACGCCATCGCGGCCGGCAGCTACCAGGGCAACACGCTGCTGCTCGAACGGGGCGCCCCGGACTTCGAGCGCTGCGACCGGGTTTTCGAGGGTGAGTTCGAGTTCGCCGGGCAGGAGCACTTCTACCTCGAGACGCACTGCTCGCTGGCCCTGGTGGACGAGGCCGGGCAGGTCTTCGTGCAGGCCAGCACCCAGCACCCGAGCGAGACCCAGGAGATCGTCGCGCACGTGCTCGGCCTGAGCAGTCACGAGGTCACCGTGCAGTGCCTGCGCATGGGCGGTGGTTTCGGCGGCAAGGAGATGCAGCCGCACGGCCTGGCCGCGATCGCCGCGCTCGGCGCCACCCTCACGGGGCGCCCGGTGCGGTTGCGGCTGAACCGGGCGCAGGACATGGCGATGACCGGCAAACGCCACGGCTTCCACGCGTCCTGGCGGGTCGGTTTCTCCGGCGACGGCGACCTGCTGGCGCTGGAGGCGACACTGACCTCCGACGGCGGGTGGAGCCTCGACCTGTCCGAACCCGTTCTGTCCCGGGCACTGTGCCACATCGACAACGCCTACTGGATTCCCGACATCCGGGTCACCGGCCGGGTCGCGCGCACCCACAAGACCTCGCAGACGGCCTTCCGCGGATTCGGCGGACCGCAGGGCATGCTGGTGATCGAGGACATCCTCGGCCGGTGCGCACCCCGGCTCGGCATCGCCCCGGAAGACCTGCGGCGCCGCAACTTCTACCGCGAGGGCCAGGACACCCCCTACGGGCAGCCGGTGCGGCACGCCGAGCGGCTGGGGCGCACCTGGCAGCAGGCGCTCGCGACCAGTCGATGGCACGAACGGCAGCGGGACGTCGCGGTTTTCAACGCCACCCACGAACACCGCAAGCGCGCGCTGGCGATCACCCCGGTCAAGTTCGGCATCTCGTTCAACTTCACCGCCTTCAACCAGGCCGGCGCCCTCGTGCACGTCTACAAGGACGGATCGGTGCTGATCAATCACGGCGGCACCGAGATGGGCCAGGGCCTGCACACCAAGATGCTGCAGATCGCGGCGACCGCGCTCGGCCTCCCGCTGTCCCGGGTCCGGCTGGCCCCCACCCGCACCGACAAGGTGCCCAACACGTCCGCCACCGCCGCGTCCTCCGGCACCGACCTCAACGGCGGCGCCGTGAAGAACGCGTGCGAGCAGATCCTCGCCCGGATGGAGGGCGTGCCCGGCGACACCTGGGAACAGCGGGTCTCGAACGCCTACTTCGGGCGTGTCCAGCTCTCGGCCGCCGGTTACTACCGCACCGAGGGCATCCACTGGGACGCGATGGCCATGCGCGGAAACCCGTTCAAGTACTTCGTCTACGGCGTGGCGGTGGCCGAGGCCGAGGTCGACGCGTTCAGCGGCGCCTACGAGATCCGCCGCGTCGACATCGTGCACGACGTCGGCGACAGCATCTCGCCGCTCATCGACATCGGCCAGGTCGAGGGCGGGTTCCTGCAGGGGCTGGGCTGGCTCACCCTCGAGGACCTGCGCTGGCACGAAGAAGACGGGCGTCTGCTCACCGGCGGCGCGAGCACCTACAAGATCCCGAGCTTCTCCGAGATGCCCGCCGAGTTCAACGTCGGGTTCCTGCAGCAGGCCACCGAAGACGGCGTGGTGCACGGCTCCAAGGCGGTGGGCGAACCGCCGTTCATGCTCGCGTTCTCGGTCCGGGAGGCGCTGCGGCAGGCGGTCTCGGCGTTCGGGCCCGGTGACGCGCCCGTCGACCTGCCCTCCCCGGCCACCCCCGAACAGGTGTACTGGGCGATCCGGGCCACGGCGGCCCGCACCGCCGACGTGCGCCTGACCACCATGTCCTGA
- a CDS encoding S1 family peptidase, which yields MTSGNTVWQRRIRRGRAAVLTLALALAGLLAMPSSASAVIGGERSTYGPWAVRMLVDGQPHCTGTAVSDRWILSASHCFFDLPDQPVADRRITFLVGSKDVRRATRLRPIAGSRVANPGGADMMMIKVPVMKHVTPAKLSVKKVRTGQTLRILGWGATCTDREELDCQSKVLRQATAKVLDVRRNRERCIGFAGTDGINICGTRVSGEPAGGDSGGPVMTIAPKGQERLAGVFFGSDRDSMVGAGVVLPQLTWIRATVRK from the coding sequence ATGACATCCGGGAACACGGTGTGGCAGCGGCGGATCCGCCGGGGACGGGCCGCGGTGCTGACCCTGGCGCTGGCGCTGGCCGGGCTGCTCGCGATGCCCTCGTCCGCGAGCGCCGTGATCGGCGGCGAGCGCAGCACCTACGGCCCGTGGGCGGTGCGGATGCTGGTCGACGGTCAGCCGCACTGCACCGGAACGGCGGTGAGCGACCGGTGGATCCTCAGCGCGTCGCACTGCTTCTTCGACCTGCCCGACCAGCCGGTGGCCGACCGGCGGATCACGTTCCTGGTCGGCAGCAAGGACGTGCGCCGGGCGACGAGGTTGCGGCCGATCGCGGGCAGCCGGGTGGCCAACCCGGGCGGGGCCGACATGATGATGATCAAGGTGCCGGTGATGAAGCACGTGACGCCGGCCAAGCTCTCGGTCAAGAAGGTGAGGACCGGGCAGACGCTGCGCATCCTCGGCTGGGGTGCCACCTGCACCGACCGCGAGGAGCTGGACTGCCAGTCGAAGGTGCTCAGGCAGGCCACCGCGAAGGTGCTCGACGTGCGCAGGAACCGGGAGCGCTGCATCGGTTTCGCCGGCACCGACGGCATCAACATCTGCGGCACCAGGGTCTCGGGCGAGCCGGCCGGCGGGGACTCCGGCGGCCCGGTCATGACGATCGCCCCGAAGGGCCAGGAGCGCCTGGCGGGGGTCTTCTTCGGCTCCGACCGCGACAGCATGGTCGGCGCCGGCGTGGTGCTGCCGCAGCTGACGTGGATCCGGGCGACGGTCAGGAAGTAG